DNA from Poecilia reticulata strain Guanapo linkage group LG20, Guppy_female_1.0+MT, whole genome shotgun sequence:
ACTGGCTGGATGAAAATGGGCCCCTTCCACTGCTAAAGTCAAACCTTCTGCTGAGTCGTCTACGCTTTGGATTGGTTGCTCCTTCAGACCTTTCTGACCTTTGCCATGGAAGCAGGGCCATGGCCACTCCTCTGATCAGAAGTCAGCTGACTCGGGCTCTTGAGTACCATCATATGGGTTCAGCTCAGCCAATAGCACAAAGCAGGCAATCGACCCTTAGAGGATCACCCAATCATGTGCTTCTTGTTGGTGGTGGGGTTAGCCCTGATTGGCCAGAACAACAGGTGCTGGCGTTCGACACCTGTAGCAGGAAGTTTTCATCGCCAGGTTTTGTTCTACCTCTGAGACTCAGAAATCCCTGCGTCTGTTCGGTGGGAGGTTTTCTCTTCGTGATTGGCGGAGAAGACATGAAAAATAGCGATGAGAAGTCCGTCACTGTGTCGACCTCAAGTCAAGTCTGGAGGTACGATCCACGCTTCAACCACTGGAAGCAGATGGAGTCCATGCTGGAGAGGCGGGTGCAGTTCACCTGCTGCGTGGTGGAAGACGTCATTTATGCTATTGGGGGACGACAGTCACATCCGGACTCCATGACGTACACTTCCTTAGCTTCTGTTGAGTATTACGACATGGCTTCAGGAGCGTGGAGGAGAGCTGCAGCGATGCCTTGCCCTCTTTACGGCCATGCATCTACCGTGCTCGACAAGAGTATCTACGTGACAGGAGGACTCCCTGCCCACCAGGGTGGCATCAATGTTAGTAACCAGGATGTAAACAGGGAAATAAGTAGGGAATGCATCTCTTGGGACCTGAAGGCCACTGTCTGGGAAAAGAGGGCATCCATGTCCATCCCAAGGTTTGGTCATAGATTGGCAACCGCCCACGGTTACATTTACGCCCTGCTGGGTATGTACGAGCAGTTTTGTGACATTGAACGGTACGACCTGCAGTCGAACCACTGGACCCGCCTCAAACCACTCGCAAACGGCTTGTTCAACTATGGGATGTTAACCATGGCAGGTGGGAATCTGCTGGTATTCGGCGGGAGGAGGTGGAGCGACGGACAGCAGGTGACTGTAAGGAGTGTGCTGGAGTACGATACGAAGAAAGATCAGTGGAGAGAAATTGCCCAGCTTCCAAGACCTCTGACTGGCACTGAGTGCACTCTGCTGCCTCTGCCGGACTAATAGACCCACCTTaacatctataaaaaaaagtagtgaCTTCAGAATAACTGTTGAATTATCACATTCAGTTGCcatgaagagaaataaaaagctgttgcTGAAAGCTTTAATGCCAGTGGTAGAAATGAGTTGTCTGAGATGAAAATTTGATCAATGCTCAACACATTTACTTTccaccttaaagctgcagtaggtaacaggtcttagcgctgtcaatcaaacctggatactcgctgctaaatgtgctaatggcagagaaataaCTTACCGTAATGGGAAAATCGTTTATCCGTGGTCATCTGTGGCCATGATAACTAGCCTCAGCATTCACaacatgctatgctagctgcagccgAAGGTGGACAGAGGATGAtcgacagcgctaagacccgcctcctggctctgattggttgtttatagTTGGCactgggaaaaggcagaggaacttgatttttttcaaagatttttataaaagttacatattgcagcttttgaatgaaattttttttatagaattactagatttgcacatttttatagatttatttactgtacagtgaacatttatttatcattttacagatttcttctgttcttatattttatttctttttaataaatgctgCATATAAGCAAAACAAACGCCTCAAACAAAGATAACctaagtaaaacacaaaaggtaGAGGAAGCCAAAGtagttttgtaaattttaaggtcaataattgattatgtattacaaaataatagaaaaaaaactaaacataactaagtattttgtgacaaaaacatccaaagtgACGTTTACTCATCACTTCTGATACTTTTAATAATACAATTTATTCTTGTGATGTTGTCAGAGGAAATATAGATTTTATAGCTAAtaagttatgttttataataaattaacaacggtaatctgttttctttcattgtatttgtgttttatgacaATGTTCAGATCAGATCACAATAATTCCTCTCAGccaaaatgtcagttttcctCAGCCTCAAATCTCTCgttgatgaaaaagaaaaacataatagacaaataaaaagagcCTCTAATCCAAATGACTAAAACTTTATTGATCCAGTCTCTTCTTCCAGCGAAACATGAAGAAtgaacacataaataaataccgTCTTTTAACCATAATTTATAGATTTAACACTAAACATTCTTTACACAATGACAGTTTGCAGAAAGAAACCCTGATATAATTAAAGATATTCTTCCAAGACAGTTTACACTCTATAAATAGAGATCTATTAtagttttaaacacaaaacataaaatggatATTGTTTTGATCTACAGCAAAAACATGCTACTACAACCAACCACGGGCAGCAGCATAAAAGGAGCAAACAAACCGTGTTTGTCAGTGCAGGTTATTACATGTTTATGATTGCTTTCGTAGTCTGTGAAACGTCTCAGATACATTATTACATCCTCTGGCAGCAGCATAGAAATAgactaacattttaaatagatCCAAGTTTTATTTCCTATGTAAATATTCCTCATATGTTTGATGCCACACGCCTAAAATAAAGCTGAAGTCTGAGGAAAAATCCACCCTGGAGAATTTTATACTGTTAATAAATGATTCATAACGGGGATTCTTTAGTTATTACATCTACggatttatgtatttattcaataaatacatataagtatttttttcactaatgggaattacaaataaaatatatgtttctgtttatatttaattcagtttaatatttcttcagtaattaagctaaaagtatgtaaaaatacatatttaatacaGGGTTTgcatataattatttttacattttatcacattacccGACAAATtctgatgcattttattatttttatgtgatattGTATTAAAtcttaaaaggaaattaaaatgcaCGACTTCTTTATGTGTTGGTGTGAAGTcctgtcattaaaaaataaaaacaaaacaataaaatacatttaaatttgtatctgtgatgtgataaaatgtgcaaaagtttaaggtgtttgaataattttttcaaggcactgagtatctaaattttctttattatatatagacattttttatatagTAACCATTTAGTGGAAAATGAAGTTAAATACATTCAAAAAGCTTTCTTGGGTAAAACATTAACAATGCTTCTGAGATTTTTATAATTAACTATTTATTTCTgcgtggattttttttctgtcatgttcagagcaaatatttttatctcatatttgatatataacaTTCTCTAAGATGtctgctgtaaatatttaatatgattTAATAAAGTGGGTTTCTAagcagattaaattaaatgtttatatcatcactgcaaaaacacaaaatcttaccaagtatttttttttctagtgcaaatatctgagtacatttgaaataaaactgacttaaaagtaacttttcagaaagatatgaGAGTCATTAATTCTTTAGGATTGATTAAAAATGACTAGTTATATTTAACTTagaacatggaaaaatgtcttgtcataagtgaaataatctgttgtCAATAGaaacaagtactttttaatcaatattaatggattattgacttaaaacaaaatccaatttcttgttgaaaagttacttttgagttagtattttaagatatttgctgaagaagctgcatttgtgtttttgcaggatgTCTGTTGATGAATGTTAAACTACTTTAGGGTGGATTTTTCCCTTGAATGGCTCCTGTTCCAGAAGGAGGGTGCATGCTTCAGGTCCAGCCCAGCACTGTACGAATTTCTACCAAATCTGCACAAACAAAAGCCTCTAAatctaaacagaaataaaaacaagagtttaAAAAAGATCTCATTGTGGTTCGCTGTGACACTCACTGTACAGTTAATAATATCGATATAATCAAGTATAAGGCTTTATGGAGTAAAAAGCGTCAACTTACTGGCTATGAGACACTGTGCACTCAGTGTAAACATGGCACAACAAGCAGGATGAGTCGAGATACATTCTGTGATTTCGCTTTTAATGAAGGTGATGGGGAGGAACCATCCGCAGGAAATGATCTTCGAAGgtagaagctaacagaagctaacaggAACTAGCACCTGTCGTGAGCTGGACCGGCTCGAGGCGACAGGAAGCCGCTCGGCGTGAGGCGCTCCTCCGTAATCTGTGGTAGCGAACCGATCGGGAAGCGGAAACCACGAGTCAGTCCGTCACTACCGGACCCGCCCTGCGACATTCAAATGAACAATCGGAACCAGACGGCTCAACTGTCCGCGTTTAACAGGTCAGACGTGCGTCTCGATGTAGGAGTGCGTGTGAGACAGCGAGGGTGTGAGGGGCGGCGGCCCCGGGTCGGCGGGTTCGGGTTCAGGTTCGGGTTCGGCAGCGGAGTTCTGGTCCTGAGTGAACAGGTCCTGATAGGCTCGCTTCCACTCCTGGAACTCGGCCGACGAGAGCTGCGGATTGGCCAGCAGCCTGTCAATCAGCGCGAGCTCCCCCTCCCTGTCCTATGAGGATGCAGAAACACAGGAGGGGGCGGGTCACTCTCACACTTCCTGTTGCCACGACGACAGACGCAAGACACATGGAGAGGCGACACAGACGTGACTGGAGACACTCAGGTTTGGGGagatttaagtttaaattaaacagaaaccTAAACCTGAAGAACCAGGGAGGGCCAGAGACTACTTACATTTACTggagtaactttaaaaaaaaatacttttaggagtacttttacttttacttgagtaattttactatgaagtatttctactctaacttgagtaaaacttctggattttctacccactgaatgaaaagaaaacatgttttatccaaAAATTCATCAGATTCAGACTCAGGCCTGCTGGTTTtattgagagagaaaaaaaattcttttgtctgattttgtcattttttatcacttacatgaattattgtaattttggttcgtaaaatacaaacatttccatttaactttatattctgatctgtctgatgatgtaatttttaaatattaaatgattgataatttgatcagtacttgcatagactttttaccaaatactttttacttttacttgagtaaaaacatgttgaagtagtgctatttttacttgaatatAATGTTTGGATACTCTGCTCACTCTGATTGTGAGCCCTTTTATTTATCACACAAACTGGTCTGTTAAattataaactttaaaaactaagGTTCAATTACAAGTTATACTTAGTACTTAAAGCTGCTGTATgtaactttaatgaaaaatagatttttttaaaacatatttattaaaactgtcactatgtcgtgGCAGTTTGGtatgacagataatctgtgataaataattccttctcccagtgctaacgggaaacaaccaatcagagccagggggcaggtcttagcgctgtcaatcacaaccTCCTTGATCTCTGCTGCGCTACAGCTAGCAAAGCCTGCtgtgaatgctaatgctagttaccATGGCGggtaaacagttttcctgtaacattaAGTTGTTTCTCAGTCATTAGCATATCAAGCTGCGAGTACatgagaatgattgacagcgccaagaccctcctcctggctctgattggctgtttttggtcgggagcggTGCGTTTCTGCAGACAGCAATATGAGCTAAATAAAGGAGGTGATCGATCGTTTTACAGATTATGTGTCTCATAACAAGCCgttatgttttaacaaaatatatataaaaattgttttatataaattacTTCTTAGAGGTTTAACGCACCAAAATACTGaaaatcagacttttaaaaatattagcagaaaaaGCAGAATTACATTGGATTACATGTGAGATTGTggcaaatattaataaattactttaaaagaatatcaaattatgtaaaaaatatatacacagtTATGTCTTCTATGCAATATACGACATAATATATGTACTTTCACgtgtatttaaatataacagaaaagcataaagggaagggaatttaaaaaaaacaacttctctcTCCTTTTCCAATATGGCCGCTGCTAACAGTGTAAGATGTGGTAGAAACttgattattttacaataacatCTTGTAAGAGTGCgtctaaaatcagttttacatgCAGCGCCTTCAACTTTATGCTAAACTAATTAAAAGTGCCGTTAGCATGTGGAAACTTCAGCTTGTATCATATTTGCGTCTTGTACAAATTTGTAGCACTgagacctttaaaaaaataaactgggaTTTACAACATTTAACGACGACAGCAGGTGTTCCCTGTAATTACTGTATATATTTACACACATAGCCTTTTCTtatattgtcttttttgttgtctgaaaAGAATTTTGTTGTGCTTCCGTACGACGACAATAAAGGCTGATTCTGAACTCCAAGTCAGTTTTTTGAGTAAATCTGATTATTtagaggcagcagcaccagaATAGCAATCTGCAACATTTTCCCAATCTGCCTCAGAAATATTCttcctctctccgtctctcatCCGTTTTGATCCACTGATCGTTGATAAGAGAGAGCGTGTTCACGTCCTTGTTGTTTCCACAGCAACCACTGCAGCAGATATGTTGAAACGTCCAAACCAGCAGCTTTGTGCTTTGCTGAGGGTAATAGATGCCGACTAGCAGGGTCACTGCTACCACTGCACAATGTTTTCGACCAAATGCTCCCCAAAGCTTGGTATATTCCTCCATAGACACCAGACAGGGTGCAAACACTGGTTGACTGAGACAGCCAAAGCCACAGACATGGAGATCTGGAGGAGTAAACACGCCGCATCCAaggaataaatacaaacattacaGGAGAGCCGCTCAGGCCAGGAGCATCAATTCTGCTCAGGCAACACGAAGACACACATGGACCAATGGAAACCGAAACCAAAGAGACACGGGAGGTGAACCAGGACAGACATTTACCACAATGTGCTCATGTTTATGTGCATCACGTGTGAACAGTttactgtaaaactaaaaagtgGTGAAGTCAATAATCAAGACTTCTGCTGTGAATAAACTCAAAAAGCCAGaagctatttattaattaaCAGCTATGCAAACATTCACTATAAGAGCTGGAGACAGAAGGTGACACCAGCACTAAAGTTAGCTCTTATTTAAAAGGGTTcggcaaatatttttattttaatttaaaatataaagagcTGATTCAAAATATTTACCCTGAAAGGATCATTTCCCTGTTTCCAGCTTCGTTCTTTTAATGATCCTTTTAaaaagaccttttttttctgtttggcttGTTAGCTGTAATGTCTTACTTCCatcaaaatgcataaataaatgtaggATAAGTTGATGttgaatagaaaaacaaaagaaatctaaaaaaaaaaaaaaaacagctttctgGACAATAATGTAATTAGAAATGGGCTACGTTTccttttatttgtgtaaattcaTATATTGtttatgcattatttttgtttgttcagaaaaaagGCACAGACACATGAAGCATGTAATAAACTTTACAGAAAACCAGCCCAAAACAATCTGTTTtagtattattgttattatcatAGTGACGTTTCTGAGCCACtcggctcctccagactagcggcagcagcaattagcaaacacctggtgcgACTGCGAGTTTGATAAGCTCAAACAAACTGCTTCTCAGTCCAACACTTCAAGAAATGATTGTAAACGGTATAAAGGAGGAGAATTGTTGTGACTGAGCTGAAGACGGAGAGTCTGAAAGAGCATgagattcttaaagagacagagacctaATAGTAAGGCgtcaagtttgaaaaaaaaaaaaaatcacttgatAATTACGTGTTACTGGAAGATTAAtgtctgaacaccaactataaagacttaaaaatacaaacattaaagAACTACAATTAATAAGCCTGGTGgtccgccaggcttataatagaCCGGGGTAAACCCTGGTAACCAGTGACAGATTAAAGGCTGCCCTGCTCTTTCTGCCGTgtttataaacaaataatccctctatgcagcattttcaaaacaactgaGGGTAACGTAGTTGTTTagttttgctataaaatgataaaaatctggCATCAGCAGGTCAGGCCTTTCAGAAATCGGTAGATAATGAATGGCTGATGATATTACCCGCTGCATGTGTCTGTGCTGCTTCAGTGTGGTGGCAGTGAATCAGAGCTTCTGCAGCTGCTTTCTCTCCTGTCCTGTGTTCATGCTGGAGAGGACGCACCTTGAGCGTGGAGCTGAGGATGCGCAGGCGGTGCAGGCGCTCGTTGAGCTGAGGGTCCGCCGCCCGTCGGAGGAACGACTGCCTGAACTCTGACTGGCCCTTGGCGTCCGAGCCCCGCCCCAGCGGACAGACGCCACCCTGTTCGCAGGCGCGGAACAGGTCGCCCAGGGACGCGCCTTCACTGCCACCTGCAACACAGGGAGCCGACGGTGGAGGCTGAGCAGAGGAGAGACGTCTGAGACAGTTTTATGAACGATGACAAAACCCTCATCTCTCTCCTGACAGCCTCAGGGACGCTCTCTGCTCCGTGGCAGGTTTATTTCCTCCTCCACGTCGGTATTTATTGTGCAATCTGTTTCTCAAACAGAGCTCACATAAATCTCCTGGttacaaaaatcacatttatttactatttCAGGACGACATCTTCCCGCTGCTGCTGGTCTTATCTTGGCAACCAGAGCAGCGCCGTCTCATTAGGACGGAGACGGAGAGCAGCGGCTGATGGCCACTTAAGAGCAAATCAGgatctacactgcaaaaacacaaaatattaacaacTACTTTTGGTTTgctttctagtacaaatatcttagtacgcttaaaataagacaaactaccctaaaagtaacttttcagcaaggaTATAAAGGcttatttttagtaaataattcctaaatactgataaaaaaattacttgttttgCTGGCAGATAAATTacaacatggggaaaatgtcttgttttaagttaaataaccTGCACTTTTTAAGGAAGTGGATCTCTACatttctacactgcaaaaatctTTGTCTtgaagtttgattaaaaattattttagaagcTTAAGTTTTATGTCTTCATAGTTTATTGATCTTCCCTCCtcctcatttaaataaaaaaccaaaCCCAAATTGTtacaaatattagaaaaacCCTAATTTTTAAACACAAGTATTATGAAATAACGCAGTAGATGTTACTCTGTGAGACTTGTTTAAAAAGGATTACGAGACGAAGCAGCAAAGAGAGAAAGCCTGGATtcatggaggagctgcaggaatgATGCCAAATGCTGAAGACAATCAACCTGCCAAGCAGCTCAGATGATTTAAAACACTCATCGTCTACAGAAGGTTAATTAGCCCTTTGGGTgatataaaaatcaataagtAGCTTCCTATGAGCTGGGTGGTTTCAGTTTGTAATAACATTATTTCTCTATTCAGCATCACAGTCCTGCAGATTTTTAATCCGTcctgaagttttaaaatgtttgtcttgcactgacaaagaaaagcaaaatgtttcctAAAATGCATTTGCATCCAGCTCGGTCCAGATGGAAACCATTTCCTCTCCCTCCAGCTCGACTCATTATTCATtcataaatatgaatttattggATTTAACCCTCCAGAAAATCCACTTCAGATTGGCTCAAAAAGTGACGGGTTCacagtggcctagtcaaagtttggagATAACTCTAATTGAGATGCTGGAGCGTGACCTTAAGTCCATAATGGTGAAAATCCAAATATTCCCAGTTTCACTTTAATCCAGTTGCattaattatttaccaaaatgaaaaactagTTCTAGTTAAATTCAGATGGAAACTTTTTGTCTTCATATGACTTTAATTCAACCCAGtcaatgtttttagttttagaacataataaaatttagcttattttaattgtacgcaGGTCTTTAAaagtcctgtgagtaaatatatttacccATTTATCCacaacaactggaactttcaatatctagcagTTATTTTTGCAACTTACCGTCTATTGAAAGAGCcactcagattaatttcactccctgAAGAGGCGggagtgaaattaccgtaataacctgATATTAGCAGGTTATTACGGTAACAGGTAATTACGGTAACAGGTCATTACTGTAACAGGTTACTACGGTAACAGGTAATTACGGTAACAGGTCATTACGGTAACAGGTNNNNNNNNNNNNNNNNNNNNNNNNNNNNNNNNNNNNNNNNNNNNNNNNNNNNNNNNNNNNNNNNNNNNNNNNNNNNNNNNNNNNNNNNNNNNNNNNNNNNNNNNNNNNNNNNNNNNNNNNNNNNNNNNNNNNNNNNNNNNNNNNNNNNNNNNNNNNNNNNNNNNNNNNNNNNNNNNNNNNNNNNNNNNNNNNNNNNNNNNNNNNNNNNNNNNNNNNNNNNNNNNNNNNNNNNNNNNNNNNNNNNNNNNNNNNNNNNNNNNNNNNNNNNNNNNNNNNNNNNNNNNNNNNNNNNNNNNNNNNNNNNNNNNNNNNNNNNNNNNNNNNNNNNNNNNNNNNNNNNNNNNNNNNNNNNNNNNNNNNNNNNNNNNNNNNNNNNNNNNNNNNNNNNNNNNNNNNNNNNNNNNNNNNNNNNNNNNNNNNNNNNNNNNNNNNNNNNNNNNNNNNNNNNNNNNNNNNNNNNNNNNNNNNNNNNNNNNNNNNNNNNNNNNNNNNNNNNNNNNNNNNNNNNNNNNNNNNNNNNNNNNNNNNNNNNNNNNNNNNNNNNNNNNNNNNNNNNNNNNNNNNNNNNNNNNNNNNNNNNNNNNNNNNNNNNNNNNNNNNNNNNNNNNNNNNNNNNNNNNNNNNNNNNNNNNNNNNNNNNNNNNNNNNNNNNNNNNNNNNNNNNNNNNNNNNNNNNNNNNNNNNNNNNNNNNNNNNNNNNNNNNNNNNNNNNNNNNNNNNNNNNNNNNNNNNNNNNNNNNNNNNNNNNNNNNNNNNNNNNNNNNNNNNNNNNNNNNNNNNNNNNNNNNNNNNNNNNNNNNNNNNNNNNNNNNNNNNNNNNNNNNNNNNNNNNNNNNNNNNNNNNNNNNNNNNNNNNNNNNNNNNNNNNNNNNNNNNNNNNNNNNNNNNNNNNNNNNNNNNNNNNNNNNNNNNNNNNNNNNNNNNNNNNNNNNNNNNNNNNNNNNNNNNNNNNNNNNNNNNNNNNNNNNNNNNNNNNNNNNNNNNNNNNNNNNNNNNNNNNCATTACGGTAACAGGTCATTACGGTAACAGGTTATTACGGTAACAGTTTCCCCTTTCAGAAGCTGTTCAGATAACACAAAGTACCACACTGTTACGGTACCACAAATTTGTCTGGATCGTCGGCGCTGTTTTTAGGACTTAGACggttaaatatccaaaataaataaacaaaacaaaacaaataattatgaagtgtctgtaaacaaagccattcagtttttggtagaaagagaaaaacaataaatcatgcaaataaaaatgaatgagtttgttttaattcattatgcgattaactgatttattgcttattgcgacaggcctagcAGATATATTTCATTCTTTAAATATGACTACAGTGTAATAATTTTCCAGCTTCTGTCATGTTTCATAATAAATCTGAACTCACAGTTGTGTGTTGGCTGCTCTTCCTTCACCGGCGGAGCGAGCAGCGTGTGCAGGTTGCTGTCGCGCGGCAGCGTGAAGCTGCGGGGTTTCCCTCCCTGGGTTGCCATGGGAATCAGCCTCTGCATCGCCACGGGCAACGGGACGTTCCTCTGTGGGGGGAGAGTGTAGACGGCTCCAGCCATCATCGAGCCGCCTCCCAGGCCCGGCTCGGCGAAGACGGCGTCctctgtgaggaggaggaggaaaatatCAGAGCGACTCAATTATTTATGAGAACAAACTTTTAGTGATACGTCTGAACAGAGTTACTGAGAAACATCTGAAgccagaaagaaaataaacatttttgtttcagtaaatcaacaaaaataataattaactcTAGAGGTAAAAGAAATAATTGCAAATTCCTACTTCTGGGAATCCTGAACTGAACCCAAATGCTCAGAAATCGATTTTAAAACGAGGTTAAGTTGAAGGTTGTTTTATCCAGCAGATGGATTTTGAaaaattcttttatattttttcacttaagaaaaagcaaagcagctaAGTTAccataaaactaatttaaaatacataattttatgCACAAACCTCATTATGTTTAAGTATAAACTGATATAATTTAATACTTCCTTACAGAAcagctttaaataaatactctttGTTTCTTCTCCTCAATCACACAATGTAAGCAAAATCTCTAAACAACTGGACAGAAAAATAgtttactgaattaaaaatattttctgaatcaAATTGTGACCCTAAAAATCAGAATCGAGTGA
Protein-coding regions in this window:
- the klhl34 gene encoding kelch-like protein 34; the protein is MVSDNSFCRQKRTKTDGNLCMDTYSLLYSSLHRTGLLSGFQRLRDQKKMCDVVLEAGGVSFPCHRSLLASSSDYFWALFGETTAERSADSIRLPALTPEGLEAILDFLYSGWLSISSSTLPVVVEAARYLQVEAALSICERFMADGLTADNCCYYANLAEQHFLLNALEAANQTIAKKMAVLLQNSQVDLLGLNFPSLMAVLDADEIPGVKEMDLIRLSLDWLDENGPLPLLKSNLLLSRLRFGLVAPSDLSDLCHGSRAMATPLIRSQLTRALEYHHMGSAQPIAQSRQSTLRGSPNHVLLVGGGVSPDWPEQQVLAFDTCSRKFSSPGFVLPLRLRNPCVCSVGGFLFVIGGEDMKNSDEKSVTVSTSSQVWRYDPRFNHWKQMESMLERRVQFTCCVVEDVIYAIGGRQSHPDSMTYTSLASVEYYDMASGAWRRAAAMPCPLYGHASTVLDKSIYVTGGLPAHQGGINVSNQDVNREISRECISWDLKATVWEKRASMSIPRFGHRLATAHGYIYALLGMYEQFCDIERYDLQSNHWTRLKPLANGLFNYGMLTMAGGNLLVFGGRRWSDGQQVTVRSVLEYDTKKDQWREIAQLPRPLTGTECTLLPLPD